A window of Paenibacillus polygoni contains these coding sequences:
- a CDS encoding uroporphyrinogen-III synthase: MAQNLLGKKVALAGPRKSEEMSMIVRKLGGTPLLRPAQGTVFVDDEHLKSSIEAWVKSPPDWTILTTGMGLDAIFQAAEQLEQQDELLEALKHSQIAARGYKTVNALRKRNLTPDVRDDDGSTSGLIRELMNYDLKGKRILVQLHGESAPRLMAWLKERGVAEIKEVLPYRHVPPQDTDLNELLEDILQQRIDAVTFTSAPQIRFLTAYAEKHGKLADLKQRFEEDVVAAAVGRVTAQAMVEEGVPPKVIPEEERMGSMIVSLGKYFAEKERV; this comes from the coding sequence ATGGCACAAAATTTACTTGGGAAAAAAGTGGCACTTGCTGGGCCGAGAAAGTCGGAAGAAATGTCCATGATTGTGAGAAAGTTAGGCGGGACTCCACTGCTGCGACCGGCACAAGGGACGGTTTTTGTGGATGATGAACATTTGAAAAGCAGTATAGAAGCTTGGGTGAAAAGTCCACCCGATTGGACGATCCTTACGACAGGGATGGGGCTTGATGCGATATTTCAGGCAGCTGAGCAGCTGGAGCAACAAGATGAGCTGCTTGAGGCTTTAAAGCATTCACAAATTGCAGCACGCGGCTATAAGACAGTGAATGCACTTCGTAAGCGGAATTTGACACCTGATGTTAGAGATGATGATGGAAGTACATCAGGACTCATACGTGAGCTTATGAATTATGATCTTAAGGGAAAACGAATTCTCGTTCAGCTTCATGGAGAATCTGCTCCGCGCCTTATGGCTTGGCTTAAGGAGAGAGGAGTAGCTGAAATTAAGGAAGTTCTTCCTTATCGGCATGTGCCTCCTCAAGATACGGATCTCAATGAACTGCTCGAAGATATTCTTCAGCAAAGAATTGATGCAGTTACGTTTACGAGTGCTCCGCAGATTCGCTTTCTTACAGCCTATGCAGAAAAGCATGGGAAGCTGGCAGATCTTAAACAACGCTTTGAAGAGGATGTGGTTGCTGCTGCGGTTGGCAGGGTAACTGCCCAAGCCATGGTGGAAGAAGGAGTACCCCCTAAGGTGATTCCCGAAGAAGAGCGGATGGGAAGTATGATCGTCTCATTAGGTAAGTATTTTGCTGAGAAAGAGCGAGTATAA
- a CDS encoding DoxX family protein produces MYSNRNQSQTRNMELGLLITRLVLGAIFLIHGITKFQGMEDTQSYFISLGLLGSAATIVGLVEFFGGVFLIIGLFTRIVSLLFVVILFAAIFTAKAESGFIGGYELDVALIGMGITLAVAGSRYVAVDRLFRRNRR; encoded by the coding sequence ATGTATAGCAATCGAAATCAAAGCCAGACTCGAAACATGGAGCTTGGACTTCTAATTACTAGACTCGTACTTGGAGCCATTTTTTTAATTCATGGTATCACCAAATTCCAAGGCATGGAGGATACACAAAGCTACTTTATTAGTCTCGGTCTGCTGGGTTCGGCGGCTACCATTGTCGGATTGGTAGAGTTCTTTGGCGGGGTATTTTTAATTATTGGTTTGTTTACACGAATTGTTAGTCTTCTATTTGTTGTTATTCTATTCGCAGCTATCTTTACTGCGAAGGCAGAGAGTGGGTTTATTGGAGGCTATGAGCTCGATGTTGCACTGATTGGAATGGGAATCACGCTTGCTGTAGCAGGCAGTAGGTATGTGGCAGTAGATCGTTTATTCCGAAGAAACCGCAGATAG
- a CDS encoding M56 family metallopeptidase, which produces MKWALRSRVLFSCGILICGAVYIQMGLYVVHMIWGWQSTFNLFTWCTHWMREFGLLSIIHLLNVFVAGTFLFIIYYICTQLIGGARALKYIYQLTDFNLTAYYAGRYPNLTLRKNLVVIGTNEPVALTCGLFRRRIVISSGLIQLLDEKELEAVLYHEHYHLRHYDPLKTFLLTLGVSTLGYIPILKSILFNYKMVREMIADHDAITRAGTPIGLGGALLKLLGTSVNSGFQSGVVSSFAAESTVNDRIAWILEPEKELPLRISGSSLLCSVFILIALFAVFNVVPH; this is translated from the coding sequence GTGAAGTGGGCGCTGCGTTCCAGGGTGTTATTTAGCTGCGGGATTCTGATATGCGGGGCTGTTTATATTCAAATGGGATTATATGTAGTTCATATGATCTGGGGCTGGCAATCTACGTTTAATCTATTTACATGGTGTACTCACTGGATGAGAGAGTTTGGGTTGTTGTCTATTATTCATTTATTAAACGTATTTGTTGCAGGAACTTTTCTATTCATTATTTACTATATATGTACCCAGCTGATTGGCGGGGCTCGCGCCTTAAAATACATATACCAATTAACTGATTTTAATCTCACGGCGTATTATGCGGGGCGGTATCCGAACCTCACACTTCGCAAGAATCTAGTGGTAATCGGAACGAATGAACCGGTTGCCCTTACTTGTGGATTGTTCCGACGGCGAATTGTGATCTCATCGGGACTAATTCAGCTGTTAGATGAGAAAGAATTGGAAGCTGTACTCTATCATGAACACTATCATCTACGGCATTACGACCCGCTTAAGACGTTTCTTCTTACACTTGGTGTATCTACCCTTGGATATATACCTATATTAAAATCGATACTATTCAATTACAAAATGGTTCGCGAGATGATAGCAGATCACGATGCCATTACGAGAGCCGGTACGCCTATCGGCTTGGGTGGAGCCCTTCTTAAGCTGCTGGGTACATCAGTGAATTCTGGCTTTCAGAGCGGTGTAGTTTCTTCTTTTGCTGCGGAAAGTACAGTCAATGACCGAATTGCCTGGATTTTGGAACCGGAGAAGGAGCTGCCTTTACGAATATCCGGCTCAAGTTTGCTATGCTCCGTCTTCATTCTGATTGCATTGTTTGCTGTATTTAACGTTGTTCCTCATTGA
- a CDS encoding BlaI/MecI/CopY family transcriptional regulator, whose product MRISHFKVGEQGLNRFFGPLEAKIMDVLWNEEEVSIKEVQLKLEEDKALSFNTVMTVMNRLVEKGILVKTLQGRTSKYRPVQSREVFMDTQSKELTHELMDQFGSIAVTHMLDAVEVADPELIKQLELRIKQWKKDLP is encoded by the coding sequence ATGAGGATTAGTCACTTTAAGGTGGGAGAGCAAGGTCTTAACCGTTTCTTTGGTCCTCTGGAGGCAAAAATTATGGACGTCCTCTGGAATGAGGAAGAGGTAAGCATTAAAGAGGTTCAATTAAAACTGGAAGAGGATAAAGCGCTGAGCTTCAATACGGTCATGACCGTGATGAACAGGCTTGTTGAAAAAGGGATACTCGTCAAAACACTTCAAGGCAGGACCTCAAAGTATCGCCCGGTTCAATCAAGGGAGGTGTTTATGGATACGCAGTCGAAAGAACTGACACATGAGCTGATGGACCAGTTTGGTTCCATTGCGGTTACCCATATGCTCGATGCGGTTGAAGTTGCCGATCCCGAGTTAATTAAACAACTTGAGCTCCGAATTAAGCAGTGGAAGAAGGATCTACCGTGA
- a CDS encoding catalase, with protein sequence MTERLTTNQGTPVGDNQNSRTAGRRGPTLLEDYHLIEKIAHFDRERIPERVVHARGSGAHGVFKVEKSMSKYTKAAFLQEEGKETPVFVRFSTVIHGQGSPETARDPRGFAVKFYTEEGNYDLVGNHLPVFFIRDAIKFPDMVHSLKPSPRTNIQDPARYWDFMTLTPESTHMMTWLLSDYGTPANYRQMDGFSVHAYKWINDQDEVVYIKYKWETQQGVRNFSSEESSETQGKDFNHATRDLYDAIERGDYPEWVLKVQIMNPEDIDALTFDPLDPTKIWPEDKYPFETVGRMTLNRNPENFFAETEQVAFSPSVLVPGIEASEDKLLQGRLFSYPDTQRHRLGANYTQIPINCPYAKVNNYQRDGLMQMNQNPSEYNYEPNSSPDSPKEDPKYRDSKVAISGHITREPIEKTEDDFKQAGDTYRSFTEQEKVNFHRNLIEDLKQTPEQTQLRAICNFIRADHRLGMILAEGLGVDIREFMPPTK encoded by the coding sequence ATGACAGAACGTTTAACTACCAATCAAGGCACACCTGTAGGTGATAATCAGAACTCTAGAACGGCAGGAAGAAGAGGTCCAACTTTACTAGAAGATTATCATTTGATTGAAAAGATCGCTCACTTTGACCGTGAACGTATTCCAGAGCGCGTTGTTCATGCACGCGGATCGGGAGCACATGGTGTTTTTAAAGTAGAAAAATCAATGTCCAAGTACACAAAAGCTGCTTTTTTACAGGAAGAAGGAAAAGAGACACCTGTCTTTGTACGTTTCTCTACCGTAATTCATGGACAGGGATCTCCAGAGACGGCTCGGGACCCTCGCGGCTTTGCGGTTAAATTCTATACGGAGGAAGGCAATTATGATCTAGTCGGCAACCACCTGCCCGTATTCTTTATCCGTGATGCGATTAAATTCCCAGATATGGTTCACTCTTTAAAACCATCACCTAGAACCAATATTCAAGATCCAGCTAGATATTGGGATTTCATGACACTAACTCCTGAGTCTACTCACATGATGACATGGTTGTTATCCGACTACGGTACGCCAGCGAATTACCGTCAGATGGATGGATTCAGTGTTCACGCCTATAAATGGATCAATGATCAAGATGAAGTGGTATACATTAAATATAAATGGGAAACACAGCAAGGCGTTCGTAATTTCAGTTCAGAAGAGTCATCAGAGACGCAAGGAAAAGATTTTAACCATGCCACTCGTGATCTGTATGATGCAATTGAACGTGGTGATTATCCAGAGTGGGTTCTTAAAGTACAAATCATGAATCCTGAAGATATCGATGCACTTACGTTTGACCCGCTTGATCCGACCAAGATTTGGCCAGAAGATAAATATCCGTTCGAGACGGTTGGGCGCATGACTCTGAACCGTAATCCAGAGAATTTCTTTGCGGAAACGGAGCAGGTTGCTTTCTCCCCAAGTGTTCTTGTACCGGGAATCGAAGCTTCGGAAGATAAGCTGCTTCAAGGTCGGTTGTTCTCTTATCCAGATACACAGCGTCACCGTCTGGGAGCGAATTATACACAGATTCCCATTAACTGCCCTTATGCAAAAGTGAACAATTATCAGCGCGATGGTCTTATGCAGATGAACCAGAATCCTTCGGAATATAATTATGAGCCAAACAGCTCTCCTGACAGCCCGAAGGAAGACCCGAAATATCGTGATTCTAAAGTAGCGATCAGCGGGCATATTACCCGTGAACCGATTGAAAAAACAGAAGATGATTTCAAACAAGCGGGGGATACGTATCGCAGCTTCACCGAACAGGAAAAAGTAAACTTCCACAGAAATCTTATCGAAGATTTGAAACAAACACCGGAGCAGACACAGCTTCGCGCGATCTGCAACTTCATTCGAGCAGATCATAGATTAGGTATGATTCTAGCAGAAGGTCTTGGTGTAGATATTCGTGAGTTTATGCCGCCAACTAAGTAA